A segment of the Lentimicrobiaceae bacterium genome:
CGTTTGCTTATACCAGCATTCCTGCAAAAAAAGATGATTGCCGCCATCGATGTTGGAAATTACCTGAAAATCGCCAGTGAGGTTTTCTGAAGGTGATTTGCCATTTATAGCAGCCATATTAACAAATAATTGACCTCCTCTCCATAAACCAGCATGTTGTGTTTCAAGACTTGCATTCAGGTTGAGCATCCAAAGGCAGGTGGTTCCTTGTTTGAGCCCTCCGGCCAGATTGGTGCATGCATCTCCTGTTACTGATGCATACGTTGTAATGATTTTGTGACGAATAGCTTCCCTTGATATGGAGTTTGCAGGCTCATTACTGCTGGTTGAATCATTTGAAATTATGCTGCTGCCAGTGCAGGTTAATGTATAACTGATGCATATAAAAAACAGGAATAGTTGCGCGATTTTCATGCCGTTATTGGTTAATTGCTTTCGTATGCAAATTAACTGCTAACTCAAAAAGGTGGCAATCGCGTGTATTTGTGAATGTGAAGGTGCCTTATCCCCGATAAAGGGGATGCCTGATTATTTTCCTATGTGCGGCAATGTGTCAATACTTACTATCTTATGCGAAATGGCGTAAATAGCCAATCCTGCCTGACTCTTGATTCCGGTTTTCTGAATGATGTTTTTTCGGTGACTAACCACTGTGTGAATACTGATATTTAGTTTGTCTGCAATTTCTTTATTTGAAAGGCCATGCACAAGTTTTATCAATACATCCGTCTCTCTTTCAGTAAGATGCTCGTTATGTTGCGTGTCTTTGATTTCACTGCTGCTTGTAAACAGGTGATAGATAGAAGTAACGATGTTTTCAGGCGAATCATTTATTTGCAGCACTTTGTCGAAAAGCTCAATAACTTCCTTGTCATAATATGAATATACAAGTGCTGCCCAAATAACCCGGCTGTCAGCTCTCTTCATTTGTTTGAAATTCCTGATGTTGTGCTGAATTTGAGAGGGATTGATTAAGACGATGTCTATACTTTGTTTTATCCCCGACTGCTCGTATTCAGCAATGTTTTCGGCGCGTATAATGTGAAAATGATAGGCTGATTTGAGTAAAATAGAGGCAAGTCCCTCAAAAATGATGGAGGAGGGTTCAATAATGGCAATATGAATGGTAGGTTTAACCAATTTTTACTTCTTTTTCACGGTTTATTACCAGGGGGATAAGCACTTCTTCCTCAATTATAGAATGAATATTTAATACATATTCCAGTTCTATAAGGCTGAAGATTAACTTTCTCCTGAGTTCAGGGCTGTTTTTAAGCGAAATATGCTTCAGCAGCAGATTTTTTAAATCTGTTAGTTTCGACTCTATATCAGTATGATGCTCAAGGTATTCCGTGCTTGAAAATTTAAGGCCGATTCCGGCATCTTCCGCAATCTTTGTCTTCAGCAAACTTCTAAAATAGGGAAAAGCCACTTTCTCTTCATAATTTAAATGTTCAGTTACTTCCATAAAGTAATCATTAAAAAAGTAACCAATCATTTTTATTTCCGCCGAAGCGTCTGTTTGAAGTAAATCGCTTATATAGCCTTGAATTTCAGGGTATTTATCGTTTTTAAAATACTGATGGCTATTGTTCAAAAAGTGAATTATGGTTTCGATATGATGATAATCAATTTTTTCGATGCCCGTGGCACTGTAGCCGTTGTATAAATTGGCAAATAATATAAAAGTATTTTCGTCAATTTCGTTCTCACGGCATATTTGCGAAACTGTTTTATCATGCATTACCAAATCCAGGTTGAAGTGCTCCAGCAAAAGGAGCAAATACGGGTTTTCAAATATCAGGTCTGCAATTTTAATTTCGGGCCTGATGAAAGTTCTGATGGTCTGATACATTTGGTTAAATTGTTCTGGTAAAAATAGTATAAAACCTTTAAAGTTTGATTTCTGATGCTGTAATAGCTGCCTTCATTTCAATTCGATAACTAATTAAATCAGGCCGGAATGTGTAAATATTCATGGTTGGCTGCGAGCATGATTTGTATTTTATTTTCTTTTTGAATCCGATTGGCGTACCTGATGTGTGCTGCAATCATTTACTTTTGCATTTGCACAGGGCAGCTAAAACAGGTGATGAATTTAAAAATTACAGGTCTGCATCCTGCCTGTTGTTGTATGAGTTTAATCAAACGATATGATTTGCGATGGAGAGTAAAGTACAGCTGGCCAGGTGTTTTGAGAATCTGAATTATGTTCATAAAATGACCCGTAATGTTGAATTTGAACAATGTACTTTTATTCATTGCGATTTTTCAGACGGAGGCTTTGCTTCCTGTAAGTTCGTGGATTGTACATTTACTCATTGTAATTTTTCAAATGCCGGATTGGGCAACAGTCAGCTGAAAGGCGTTTCATTTGTCGATTGCAAGTTAATGGGCGTGAATTTTGGTGAATGTTCTGATTTTCTCTTTAGTGTTGGATTTAAAGGATGTATGCTTGATTATGCATCATTTACCAGAAAAAAGATGATGAAAACTGTGTTTTCTGATTCGTCATTAAAAGGTGTGGACTTTAGCTTTTGTGATCTCTCAAAATCGAAATTTGATCAGGTTGATTTAATGGATGCCATTTTTGAAAAGGCTATATTGAAGGAAGCTGATTTGAGATATGCCATAAATTTTATCATTGATCCGGAGCAAACAAATTTACGCAAGGCAAAGTTTTCTCAGCAAGGTTTGGCAGGGTTACTCTCTCGATACGATTTAATTATTGAATAGCCGGTACTTATAAATGGCAATAGTTAATAGTGCTCAGCAGCATTCAATCATTAAAAATATCTGTCATTTTCTGCTTACTTCTTATCTTTACACACTCAAATCAAAATTATTATGGCCCTCGACACCATCATCAGGCTTGCCAATCTTAATGTATATCAGCGAAATATTCTTGTTTTGTCGGAAGTTAATCTGACCATTTCAAAAGGAGAGTTTGTTTACCTGATAGGGAAAACAGGTACTGGTAAAAGCAGCCTGCTTAAAACATTATATGCTGATTTGCCTGTAACTGAAGGTGAAGCCGAAGTTGCAGGTTATAATCTGTTATCCATAAAAAGGCGCGAAGTTCCTTTTTTGCGCCGAAAGCTGGGGATTGTATTTCAGGATTTTCAATTGCTGTCAGACAGAAGTGTTAGCGATAATCTGTTGTTTGTGCTTAAAGCTACTGGCTGGGACGATAAGAATGCCATGCAGGAACGGATAAAAGACGTGCTCGAAAAAGTTGGATTGGGCACCAAAGGTTTTAAAATGCCTCATCAATTGTCAGGAGGGGAACAGCAAAGGGTGTCAATTGCCCGCGCGCTTTTAAATGATCCTGAGCTTATTCTGGCCGATGAGCCCACGGGTAATCTTGATCCAGAAACATCAAAAGGTATTATGGAGTTGCTTATCGATATTAGCAAAGCCGGCAGGGCAGTGTTAATGGCTACACATAACTATTCGCTTATGGAAAAATATCCGTCGCGCACGGTTAAATGTGAAGGGGGAAAGGTATCAGCTTCCGAAAATAATTTTGATCAGTTTGTCGGCATTCCTGCTGTTTGAAAAGTTTTGAGAAAGAATTTCAAGTCTGTTTTCGGCATCCTGATGGCTGAAGGGCTGATGTTGCAGCTTTTCGAGAGCAGAACGCAAACCATGGGCTTCTGAAGCTATACAGCACAATTCGTCTAACCCGGTTCCGTTAAGCATAGGTGGATTCACCAGGCAATGCCTTCCGTTGTAGAGTGTATTTAAAAGCTTTAGTTTAAGCCCTGTAGCTTGAAAAGTAACAAGGATGTTCACATGTGCATTCCGGATAAGAGAGAAGAGCGACTCATCGTCAGGGTTGGCTATGATCTCTATATTCGGCTGGCTGGCGGCCATTTGAATAATTCGTTGAGGTGGATTCATGCCGGCAATTATCAATCTGAGTGGAGAGCCGGCAAAAACTTTTGAAATGAGGTATGCGGCTGCGGCTTCATTTTCAGGTACTTCAATGTTGCCGTGGTAAAGTGCATAGTCCCCCGAACCCTCAGCAATTGTAATTTGGTTGTTGGCATGAAAACTTGGCAGAAAATGCACTGACTTGCCAGGGAAATGTTTCTGCAAATATTCCGTGTCCTCTTTTGAAACAACCAACATAGCTCCGGCATGATTTAGAATACGCTGGAAAAGTAAAAGCTTCAAACTTTCAATCAGAAAATATGCTTTTTTCCCTAAGCGATGCTCAGCTTTGAAGAGGTTAAAATAATACTGATGTTCAATATTGCTCTCTCTGTATACCAGTAGCCGGCCTTTCAGTCTGTGATCATTCATATAATAGCACGAATGCAGTCCTTCAAAGAGTATGGGATAATCATCTTTTAAAAGGTTATGCATCATTTCCTCCGAACGTCTGCTTTTTA
Coding sequences within it:
- a CDS encoding glycosyltransferase, with amino-acid sequence MSERHLHIVSFDVPYPPNYGGVIDVFYKIRELHHKGIKLHLHIIEYPGRKRAPELESLCEEIFYYPRVTGLISAFSIVPYIVKSRRSEEMMHNLLKDDYPILFEGLHSCYYMNDHRLKGRLLVYRESNIEHQYYFNLFKAEHRLGKKAYFLIESLKLLLFQRILNHAGAMLVVSKEDTEYLQKHFPGKSVHFLPSFHANNQITIAEGSGDYALYHGNIEVPENEAAAAYLISKVFAGSPLRLIIAGMNPPQRIIQMAASQPNIEIIANPDDESLFSLIRNAHVNILVTFQATGLKLKLLNTLYNGRHCLVNPPMLNGTGLDELCCIASEAHGLRSALEKLQHQPFSHQDAENRLEILSQNFSNSRNADKLIKIIFGS
- a CDS encoding pentapeptide repeat-containing protein — protein: MESKVQLARCFENLNYVHKMTRNVEFEQCTFIHCDFSDGGFASCKFVDCTFTHCNFSNAGLGNSQLKGVSFVDCKLMGVNFGECSDFLFSVGFKGCMLDYASFTRKKMMKTVFSDSSLKGVDFSFCDLSKSKFDQVDLMDAIFEKAILKEADLRYAINFIIDPEQTNLRKAKFSQQGLAGLLSRYDLIIE
- a CDS encoding response regulator transcription factor gives rise to the protein MVKPTIHIAIIEPSSIIFEGLASILLKSAYHFHIIRAENIAEYEQSGIKQSIDIVLINPSQIQHNIRNFKQMKRADSRVIWAALVYSYYDKEVIELFDKVLQINDSPENIVTSIYHLFTSSSEIKDTQHNEHLTERETDVLIKLVHGLSNKEIADKLNISIHTVVSHRKNIIQKTGIKSQAGLAIYAISHKIVSIDTLPHIGK
- a CDS encoding ATP-binding cassette domain-containing protein, translating into MALDTIIRLANLNVYQRNILVLSEVNLTISKGEFVYLIGKTGTGKSSLLKTLYADLPVTEGEAEVAGYNLLSIKRREVPFLRRKLGIVFQDFQLLSDRSVSDNLLFVLKATGWDDKNAMQERIKDVLEKVGLGTKGFKMPHQLSGGEQQRVSIARALLNDPELILADEPTGNLDPETSKGIMELLIDISKAGRAVLMATHNYSLMEKYPSRTVKCEGGKVSASENNFDQFVGIPAV